A stretch of Carnobacteriaceae bacterium zg-C25 DNA encodes these proteins:
- the pepF gene encoding oligoendopeptidase F translates to MIDRSQVEIDQTWDLTLLFKDEAEYEQALETLVHEAAQLKNQFEGKIQTPQDVSGVLSAYRQLSQLMSKIGNYVMLHVSANMLDTTAQERNSKAQNLLASTRSQLSFVVSELSQLNESVLKQAAENKEDALFIEKLLRDQSQLLSKETESVLAALSNTLSFPYQNYNDIKFRDVRFPKFEVDGKVHEMTYNSFEGSMESEVDTPLRRKAFDVFSNTLSQYQHSTASAYNAHVQMEKTMATLRGFDSVFDYLLDTQQVSSELYHRQIDMIMEHLAPHMRRYAKLLGKLYHLDKVRYEDLKLNVDPDFSPEVTYEQAKAYVLKGVAPLGKDYLEIMEQAFDERWIDYAQTTGKRTGAFCSSPYGERSFILMFFSESMDDVMTLAHELGHAGHFQMAHRYQNIFDARASLYFIEAPSTTNELLVEQYLLDEANGDHRMTRWIKATMIGKTYYHNFVTHFMEAYFQREVYRLVDKGFSVDAPTLNRLFKETLEKFWGDAVELTPGAELTWMRQPHYYMGLYPYTYSAGLTIGTQVAKNIRERGESYAQQWVNVLQMGGSQKAEDLAKAADVDLTTSQPLENTIAFIGELIDDVIALSDKI, encoded by the coding sequence ATGATAGATAGAAGTCAAGTCGAAATCGATCAAACATGGGACTTAACACTGTTATTTAAAGATGAAGCTGAATATGAGCAAGCGTTGGAAACGCTGGTTCATGAGGCTGCTCAGTTGAAAAATCAATTTGAAGGCAAAATACAAACACCACAAGACGTTTCTGGTGTGTTGTCAGCGTATCGTCAATTGTCTCAACTCATGTCAAAAATTGGCAATTATGTCATGTTACATGTTAGTGCCAATATGCTCGATACAACAGCACAAGAACGTAACAGTAAGGCACAAAATTTATTGGCTAGCACACGTTCACAATTGAGTTTTGTTGTGAGTGAATTGTCACAATTGAATGAGTCGGTATTAAAACAAGCCGCTGAAAATAAGGAAGATGCACTCTTTATTGAAAAATTGTTGCGTGATCAATCCCAACTGCTTTCTAAAGAGACAGAATCGGTATTGGCAGCACTGTCTAACACATTATCATTCCCGTATCAAAATTATAACGATATTAAGTTTCGTGACGTTCGTTTCCCTAAATTTGAAGTGGATGGGAAAGTGCATGAAATGACGTATAATTCATTTGAAGGGAGTATGGAGTCAGAAGTCGACACGCCACTTCGTCGTAAAGCGTTTGACGTTTTCTCGAATACACTAAGCCAGTATCAACATAGTACGGCTTCGGCATATAATGCGCATGTTCAAATGGAAAAAACGATGGCGACATTGCGTGGTTTTGATTCAGTATTTGATTATTTACTCGATACACAACAAGTATCAAGTGAATTGTATCATCGTCAAATTGACATGATTATGGAGCATTTAGCACCACACATGCGTCGCTATGCTAAATTACTTGGAAAATTATACCATTTAGATAAAGTACGTTATGAAGATTTGAAATTAAATGTTGACCCAGATTTTTCACCCGAAGTGACATATGAACAAGCGAAAGCGTACGTCTTAAAAGGTGTCGCACCACTTGGTAAAGACTACTTGGAAATTATGGAACAAGCGTTTGATGAACGATGGATTGACTACGCGCAAACGACAGGAAAACGTACAGGAGCGTTTTGTTCATCACCGTATGGTGAGCGTTCATTTATCTTAATGTTCTTTAGTGAAAGCATGGACGATGTGATGACATTAGCGCATGAGTTAGGTCATGCCGGGCATTTCCAAATGGCACATCGTTATCAAAATATATTTGACGCACGTGCCTCATTGTATTTTATTGAAGCACCATCTACAACGAACGAATTACTCGTTGAGCAATATTTACTCGATGAAGCGAATGGTGATCATCGTATGACACGATGGATTAAAGCAACCATGATTGGAAAAACGTATTATCACAACTTCGTGACACACTTTATGGAAGCGTACTTCCAACGTGAAGTATACCGTTTAGTTGATAAAGGATTCAGTGTAGATGCGCCTACATTAAATCGTCTATTTAAAGAAACGTTAGAAAAATTCTGGGGCGATGCAGTGGAATTGACACCAGGTGCAGAATTAACGTGGATGCGCCAACCACATTATTACATGGGACTATATCCATACACTTATTCAGCTGGTTTAACAATCGGTACACAAGTGGCTAAAAACATTCGTGAACGTGGTGAAAGCTATGCGCAACAATGGGTAAACGTTTTACAAATGGGTGGTTCTCAAAAAGCAGAAGATTTGGCAAAAGCAGCAGATGTTGATTTGACAACTTCACAACCACTCGAAAACACAATTGCTTTCATCGGAGAATTGATTGACGATGTGATTGCCTTGAGTGATAAAATCTAA
- a CDS encoding ABC transporter ATP-binding protein produces MSYIEMKNSYKKYKIGDNVIMANNNVSFTIEKGELVIILGASGAGKSTILNILGGMDTNDEGHVFIDGEDIAQFNDMQLTQYRRNDVGFVFQFYNLVPNLTAKENVELACEIVKDAQNPIDALESVGLGHRMNNFPAQLSGGEQQRVSIARAIAKNPKLLLCDEPTGALDYQTGKQVLHILQKMSQELGTTVVIVTHNSALAPIANRVIHMHDAKVKSITFNENPQDIQTLEY; encoded by the coding sequence ATGTCTTACATTGAAATGAAAAATAGTTATAAAAAATATAAAATTGGTGACAATGTCATTATGGCAAATAACAACGTGTCATTTACTATCGAAAAAGGTGAGTTGGTCATTATTTTAGGTGCATCGGGCGCTGGTAAATCGACCATTTTAAACATTTTAGGTGGTATGGATACGAACGATGAAGGTCATGTGTTTATTGACGGTGAAGACATTGCGCAGTTTAACGATATGCAATTGACACAATATCGCCGTAACGACGTTGGCTTTGTTTTTCAATTTTACAATTTAGTGCCTAATTTAACGGCTAAAGAAAATGTGGAATTGGCATGCGAAATTGTTAAAGATGCTCAAAATCCTATTGATGCACTAGAATCTGTTGGACTTGGTCATCGTATGAATAACTTTCCGGCACAACTTTCAGGTGGTGAGCAACAACGTGTATCCATTGCACGTGCCATTGCCAAAAATCCAAAATTATTACTGTGTGACGAACCAACAGGCGCTCTGGATTATCAAACAGGCAAACAAGTGCTGCATATTTTACAAAAAATGAGTCAGGAATTAGGCACTACCGTTGTCATCGTCACACATAACAGTGCTTTAGCACCAATAGCCAATCGTGTCATTCATATGCACGATGCCAAAGTAAAATCGATTACGTTCAATGAAAATCCTCAAGATATTCAAACATTAGAATACTAG
- a CDS encoding CoA-binding protein, protein MIETYLKTSKTIAVVGLSNRSEATSYRVSEYMQQNGYTIIPVNPTCAGETILGEKVYASLLDIPFPVDIVNVFRRSEFLNDVAKEFVQIDAKIFWAQLGLFSQEAYDTLTKNGVQHIVMDKCVKIEHRQMLANENQ, encoded by the coding sequence ATGATTGAAACATATTTAAAAACATCAAAAACTATTGCGGTAGTTGGATTATCCAATCGAAGTGAAGCAACATCATATCGGGTCTCTGAATATATGCAGCAAAATGGATATACCATTATTCCAGTTAATCCAACGTGTGCAGGAGAAACGATTCTTGGTGAAAAAGTATACGCAAGTTTGTTGGATATTCCATTTCCCGTTGACATCGTCAATGTCTTTAGACGGAGTGAATTTTTAAATGACGTGGCTAAAGAGTTTGTTCAAATAGATGCTAAAATTTTTTGGGCGCAATTAGGATTGTTTAGTCAAGAAGCGTACGATACGCTAACTAAAAATGGCGTACAACATATTGTTATGGACAAGTGCGTTAAAATTGAGCATCGTCAAATGCTTGCCAATGAAAATCAGTAA
- a CDS encoding TetR/AcrR family transcriptional regulator: MKKMQRQTQTKEAIKSAFIQLLQEKGFDAVTVSDLSRYAKVNRGTFYLHYVDKFDLVDQLVQEVFEAIWVHLELIDTNFPMETMILIFDNLKDNFQFIQVLSQRRFDYVNALLRQFLTALIEKLAPIQHRLDHHPTLPPDYAKEVFLSSNAGIIFHWLSKGGVESSKEIAQIFMANNM, from the coding sequence ATAAAAAAGATGCAACGTCAAACACAAACAAAAGAAGCCATAAAAAGCGCTTTTATACAGTTGTTACAGGAAAAAGGGTTTGATGCTGTAACCGTTAGTGATTTATCACGATATGCAAAAGTGAATCGTGGGACATTTTATTTACATTACGTGGATAAATTTGATTTGGTCGATCAGTTGGTTCAAGAAGTTTTTGAAGCGATTTGGGTGCATCTAGAATTAATTGATACCAACTTTCCAATGGAAACAATGATTTTGATTTTTGATAATTTAAAGGATAATTTTCAATTCATTCAAGTGCTGAGTCAGCGACGATTTGATTATGTGAATGCCTTGTTGCGACAATTTTTAACAGCGCTAATTGAAAAGTTAGCGCCCATTCAACACCGTTTAGACCATCATCCGACTTTACCACCGGATTACGCCAAAGAAGTATTTTTATCGAGTAATGCGGGCATTATTTTCCATTGGCTTTCAAAAGGTGGTGTTGAAAGTTCAAAAGAGATTGCCCAAATTTTTATGGCGAATAACATGTAA
- a CDS encoding cation-translocating P-type ATPase, which yields MDKKLTGLTNRDVQERIKNGQTNDFKAKVNTSNWQIFKRNVFTPFNALNFAIFLALLAVEAWTHMFFFSVIVINAMSGVIIEIRARRMLENLNLINKEKVQVIREGEVHSMTPEEIVMDDLIVLSAGDQVPSDAKVVDGFAEVNESLLTGESDLIVKKEDSPLLSGSFLVSGKVYAKVVHVGKDNYANKLALEAKTHKRIVSRILYNMDKIAKFTGKIIIPFGVALFLEAYLIKMLPIKDSVVTTSTALLGMLPKGIALLTITALLTAVIKLGMQKVLVQEMYSVETLARVDVLCLDKTGTITQGKMTVERFDTLTDAYSQERIEQILSAYMQKSSDTNATALAIRSKFGNVSHDLQAGEVIPFSSDRKWGAMAFHGLGNVYLGAPEMLLKNNPDTVTTAQQNGSRVLVLAVSQQPLNQTERTLPDDLQAIAILEIADPIRQDAAKTLAYLRSQKVILKIISGDNPVTVSHIAHQAGFEDYANYIDCSKVSDDELVDLAEETAIFGRVSPQQKKLLIQTLKANGHTTAMTGDGVNDILALREADCSIVMAEGDAATRQIANLVLMESEFKDIPEILFEGRRVVNNISHVAPIFLIQTIYSFLLPIVCMASMLWGKAEFLFVYPFMQIQMTLVGQFIEGLPPFVLSFERNIRPVEKHFLRRSLQLALPNALIVVLSALVFHVLQVNGVLTHQDVMTLSYYMLGSAGVLAVIRACLPLTKLRIALIAYSVFGFFITAYLLRELIEIDTLNAQTLPIYIICLIIVIPLFFWISHRQKAFE from the coding sequence ATGGATAAAAAATTAACTGGTTTGACGAATCGTGACGTGCAAGAACGCATTAAAAATGGACAAACCAATGATTTTAAAGCAAAAGTAAATACAAGTAATTGGCAAATCTTTAAAAGAAATGTTTTTACGCCATTTAACGCTTTAAATTTCGCCATTTTTTTAGCATTATTAGCGGTTGAAGCGTGGACACACATGTTCTTTTTCAGCGTTATTGTGATCAATGCGATGTCAGGTGTCATTATTGAAATACGCGCTAGACGCATGCTCGAAAATTTAAATTTAATCAATAAAGAAAAAGTGCAAGTCATTCGAGAGGGTGAAGTGCACTCCATGACCCCCGAAGAAATTGTAATGGACGATTTGATTGTGTTATCAGCTGGTGATCAAGTACCCAGTGATGCAAAAGTAGTCGATGGATTTGCCGAAGTGAATGAATCTCTGTTGACAGGGGAAAGTGACTTAATCGTAAAAAAAGAAGATTCGCCATTACTTTCAGGTAGTTTTTTAGTGAGTGGAAAAGTGTATGCAAAAGTAGTGCATGTCGGTAAAGATAATTATGCAAATAAATTAGCGCTTGAAGCTAAAACGCATAAACGAATTGTCTCACGCATTTTATACAACATGGATAAAATTGCCAAATTTACAGGAAAAATTATCATTCCATTTGGTGTTGCCCTATTCTTAGAAGCCTATCTCATTAAAATGTTACCTATCAAGGACTCTGTTGTGACAACATCAACGGCGTTATTAGGTATGTTGCCTAAAGGTATTGCCTTATTAACAATTACTGCCTTATTAACAGCCGTTATTAAATTAGGGATGCAAAAAGTATTGGTTCAAGAAATGTATTCTGTTGAAACTTTGGCACGTGTGGACGTGTTGTGTTTAGATAAAACTGGAACCATTACACAAGGTAAAATGACGGTTGAGCGTTTTGATACGTTAACCGATGCGTATTCACAAGAACGCATTGAACAAATTTTATCTGCCTATATGCAAAAAAGTTCAGACACTAATGCAACCGCTTTAGCGATTCGTTCAAAATTTGGGAACGTCTCACATGATTTACAAGCAGGAGAAGTTATTCCGTTTTCAAGTGATCGAAAATGGGGAGCTATGGCATTTCATGGTTTAGGCAATGTTTATTTAGGTGCACCGGAAATGTTGTTAAAAAATAATCCAGACACCGTAACAACGGCGCAACAAAATGGATCACGTGTGCTAGTGTTGGCAGTGAGTCAACAACCATTAAATCAAACAGAACGTACGTTGCCAGATGATTTACAAGCGATTGCCATTTTAGAAATTGCTGATCCAATTCGACAAGATGCCGCAAAAACATTGGCATATTTACGTTCTCAAAAAGTCATCTTAAAAATTATTTCTGGGGATAATCCGGTAACCGTATCACACATTGCCCACCAAGCTGGCTTTGAAGATTACGCTAATTACATCGATTGCTCTAAAGTCAGTGACGATGAATTAGTTGATTTGGCGGAGGAAACGGCTATTTTCGGTCGTGTATCGCCACAACAAAAAAAATTACTGATACAAACATTGAAAGCCAACGGTCATACAACTGCAATGACGGGAGATGGTGTCAATGACATTTTGGCGTTACGTGAAGCGGATTGCTCTATTGTAATGGCAGAAGGAGATGCAGCGACACGACAAATTGCTAATTTAGTGTTAATGGAATCAGAATTTAAAGATATTCCTGAAATTTTATTTGAAGGTAGACGTGTTGTGAACAACATCTCACATGTAGCGCCTATTTTCCTCATTCAAACGATTTATTCTTTTTTATTACCAATCGTGTGTATGGCAAGTATGTTATGGGGTAAAGCAGAATTTTTATTTGTTTACCCATTTATGCAAATTCAAATGACATTAGTTGGTCAGTTCATTGAAGGATTGCCACCATTTGTCCTATCGTTCGAACGTAATATTCGACCGGTAGAAAAACATTTTTTAAGACGATCATTGCAATTGGCTTTACCAAACGCATTGATTGTTGTATTAAGTGCCCTAGTATTTCATGTATTGCAAGTCAATGGCGTATTAACCCATCAAGACGTTATGACATTGTCTTACTATATGTTAGGGTCAGCAGGTGTTCTTGCCGTTATTCGTGCTTGTTTGCCGTTAACAAAATTACGGATAGCCTTAATAGCCTATTCCGTATTTGGATTTTTCATTACGGCATACCTTTTACGTGAGTTGATTGAAATTGATACACTCAACGCACAAACATTACCTATTTATATCATCTGTTTAATTATTGTGATTCCGTTATTCTTTTGGATTAGCCATCGACAAAAGGCGTTCGAATAA
- a CDS encoding FtsX-like permease family protein gives MKKRTLHLTIKKAITQSLGRFISIMSLMALGAFGLVGLKVTGPNINTTVQEMMQHHHAADFTVLADYGLSSFDQEELSMIPNSQIEFGYFSDTIIDHSAQSIRVFSNTQNISTYAVQSGRLPENQNEVALTATLQDRYTIGDSIELNETKSKKLLKTHTFKVVGFVHSNEFISTKTLGASTSGSGTLRGFAVVTPDTFDSSVFTIARIAFPELATLNTYSKSYEDKINELQKNIESLLLNNGSQRINAIQSDASTSIADGERKIDEALKKLADARQQIDDAQQDINTNQHSVESGLNTLAQNEKKLQQSKVELDNAKKVLTQTKEDLDSGKKQLDDGFSQLQETKIKLDNAKEAIVQGQKQIDDAQLQLQQSKQLLDHTKAQLDRANSEIVFGKEQLSALRKQIDDYEALLQSNPTQANEKGITSEVIETLNHQYTTQSTLLATKENEYTMARSQYTAGVEQYDSSKALFDEQNAQFQAKRADYEEGLLAYQDGYTTLQNKQLAYSTGLEQYHQGMEKYERGFAEYQSGFKQIQATKERLLSGKTELVTAQNVLDEKKETFNEEEARAKVDIEKAQADIADAKAQLQELVEPEYRVYTRSSMLGGEGYTTIKATSDGISSVGNMFPVVLYAVAALVTLTTMTRFVNEERTNAGVLKALGYTNADVYKKFTHYGLIAGLTGTMIGIFAGMYLLPLMIGKTLLSTTILPDLPLTFHWPIAIVSILISIFCSVVPALLIAKRELKDSAASLLLPKPPAKASSILLERIPWVWRRLNFTQKVTARNIFRYKQRMFMTIFGVAGSLALLFSGLGILSSLNGVVSRQYHHIIQYDALVIQHDNVDEKKAHTIQEKLSQLNVDHHLSLYSKNYVQKIEGVINPQTITLLATNQSFDGYINLYDAQTKKPLTLSDSGVILTEKIAAQLNVSVGDTLALTDAHGNTFPLHISGIAEMYAGHFIFMNDKAYERFFHTSWHENTHLMKLNSSEASYVESITAEFMAIDGVKAVVQNLSIQQNVNTLVRSLTQIMVILTIASILLAIVILYNLTTINVAERIRELSTIKVLGFFNREVTLYIYRETILLSLIGIVLGLVFGRILHYAIIQTVATPFMMFNPQVEWWVYIVPTIVIITIVVLLGVMVNKQLKRVDMLEALKSVD, from the coding sequence ATGAAAAAAAGAACATTACATTTAACGATAAAAAAAGCAATCACACAATCTTTAGGACGCTTTATTTCGATTATGTCTTTAATGGCGCTCGGTGCATTTGGACTGGTTGGGTTAAAAGTGACAGGACCAAATATCAATACAACGGTTCAAGAAATGATGCAACATCATCACGCTGCCGATTTTACCGTTTTAGCAGATTATGGACTAAGCTCATTCGATCAAGAAGAATTATCGATGATTCCGAATAGCCAAATTGAATTTGGTTACTTTTCGGATACCATTATTGATCACTCTGCTCAATCAATTCGTGTTTTTTCAAATACACAAAACATTTCTACCTATGCCGTACAATCCGGTAGACTACCCGAAAATCAAAATGAAGTTGCATTGACGGCGACTTTACAAGATCGTTATACAATTGGCGATTCCATCGAACTGAATGAAACCAAAAGTAAAAAACTGCTCAAAACACACACTTTTAAAGTGGTTGGATTTGTTCACTCCAATGAATTTATTTCAACCAAAACACTTGGAGCCTCCACTTCAGGTAGCGGAACATTGCGTGGATTTGCCGTAGTTACACCAGATACGTTTGATAGTAGCGTCTTTACAATTGCACGAATCGCGTTCCCAGAGTTAGCAACTCTCAATACGTATTCTAAATCGTATGAAGATAAAATCAATGAACTGCAAAAAAATATTGAATCTCTTTTATTGAATAACGGTTCACAAAGAATCAATGCTATTCAATCAGATGCCAGCACATCAATTGCAGATGGAGAAAGAAAAATTGATGAGGCATTGAAAAAATTAGCCGATGCACGCCAACAAATTGACGATGCACAACAAGACATCAACACGAATCAACACAGTGTTGAAAGTGGATTAAACACATTAGCGCAAAACGAAAAGAAATTGCAACAATCTAAAGTTGAACTTGATAACGCTAAAAAAGTACTCACTCAAACAAAAGAAGATTTAGATAGTGGTAAAAAGCAATTAGATGACGGATTTTCACAATTACAAGAAACGAAAATTAAACTCGACAACGCAAAAGAAGCCATCGTACAAGGGCAAAAACAAATTGACGATGCACAATTGCAACTACAACAATCCAAACAATTACTAGACCACACAAAAGCACAATTAGATCGTGCCAATTCAGAAATTGTATTCGGCAAAGAACAATTAAGTGCATTACGCAAACAAATTGACGACTATGAAGCACTTTTGCAAAGCAACCCTACGCAAGCAAACGAAAAAGGCATTACATCAGAAGTTATTGAGACACTTAACCATCAGTACACGACTCAATCCACTCTTTTAGCAACAAAAGAAAATGAATATACAATGGCACGTTCACAATATACTGCCGGCGTTGAACAATACGACAGTTCAAAAGCTTTGTTTGATGAACAAAATGCACAATTCCAAGCAAAACGTGCTGACTATGAAGAAGGGTTACTTGCTTATCAAGACGGTTACACCACCCTTCAAAACAAACAACTCGCCTACTCAACTGGTTTAGAACAGTATCATCAGGGAATGGAAAAATACGAACGTGGGTTTGCTGAGTATCAATCTGGTTTCAAACAAATTCAAGCGACAAAAGAACGCTTGTTAAGCGGGAAAACGGAATTGGTGACGGCTCAAAACGTGTTAGACGAGAAAAAAGAAACTTTTAACGAAGAAGAAGCACGTGCTAAAGTGGACATTGAAAAAGCACAAGCCGATATTGCTGATGCAAAGGCGCAACTGCAAGAATTGGTTGAACCCGAATACCGCGTTTACACACGCTCTAGTATGTTGGGTGGCGAAGGCTATACAACGATTAAGGCAACAAGTGATGGTATTTCATCTGTGGGCAATATGTTTCCTGTTGTTTTATATGCCGTTGCGGCTCTGGTTACGTTGACGACAATGACGCGTTTTGTCAACGAAGAACGCACCAATGCCGGTGTTCTTAAAGCGCTAGGTTACACTAACGCAGATGTCTATAAAAAATTCACTCATTATGGACTAATTGCTGGTCTAACGGGAACGATGATTGGTATTTTCGCAGGCATGTACTTGCTACCATTAATGATTGGTAAAACGTTACTGTCGACAACCATTCTGCCTGATTTACCGCTAACGTTCCATTGGCCAATTGCTATCGTCTCTATTTTAATTAGTATTTTTTGTAGTGTTGTTCCAGCATTGCTCATTGCAAAACGTGAATTAAAAGATAGTGCAGCATCACTATTACTGCCTAAACCGCCAGCAAAAGCGTCGTCTATTTTATTAGAACGGATTCCATGGGTATGGCGCCGTTTAAACTTCACGCAAAAAGTCACTGCACGCAATATTTTCAGATACAAACAACGCATGTTCATGACCATATTTGGTGTTGCTGGATCATTGGCGCTACTCTTTTCTGGGTTAGGCATTTTATCCTCATTAAACGGTGTTGTATCGCGTCAATATCATCACATTATTCAATATGACGCATTGGTCATACAACACGATAACGTTGATGAAAAAAAAGCACACACCATTCAAGAAAAATTGTCACAATTAAACGTGGATCATCACTTATCACTCTATTCAAAAAACTATGTTCAAAAAATTGAAGGGGTGATTAACCCACAAACCATTACCTTATTGGCGACAAACCAATCTTTTGATGGTTATATCAATTTATATGATGCACAAACAAAAAAACCGCTTACGCTAAGTGATTCGGGTGTTATTCTTACTGAAAAAATAGCGGCACAATTAAATGTATCAGTTGGCGACACATTAGCTTTAACCGATGCACACGGCAACACGTTCCCGCTACACATTTCAGGAATTGCAGAAATGTATGCTGGTCACTTTATTTTTATGAACGACAAAGCATATGAACGATTTTTCCATACAAGTTGGCATGAAAACACACATTTGATGAAACTCAACTCAAGTGAAGCCAGCTATGTTGAAAGTATTACGGCTGAATTTATGGCAATTGACGGTGTGAAAGCGGTCGTTCAAAATTTATCGATTCAACAAAACGTGAATACACTTGTTCGTTCACTTACTCAAATTATGGTGATTTTAACGATTGCATCTATTTTATTGGCGATAGTGATTTTATATAATTTAACAACCATCAATGTTGCTGAACGGATTCGTGAACTATCAACCATTAAAGTGTTAGGCTTTTTCAATAGAGAAGTCACACTCTATATTTACCGAGAAACCATTTTATTATCACTCATTGGGATTGTACTTGGATTGGTATTTGGTCGCATACTGCACTATGCCATTATTCAAACGGTAGCCACACCGTTTATGATGTTTAACCCGCAAGTTGAATGGTGGGTATACATTGTACCAACAATCGTGATTATCACAATTGTTGTACTACTAGGTGTTATGGTGAATAAACAATTAAAACGAGTGGATATGCTCGAAGCTTTGAAATCTGTAGATTAA
- a CDS encoding ISL3 family transposase → MTYASSIHQLLSIEDKNITFNDTLVLPTVTIKDKTYRQLSGTLSYTPSCCEKCGVQNNHHTVIKYGFKTIRLLLGDINFSPLLLQLKKQRFLCKACGETFIATTTLADKNSHISHIVKRKIIDLLTEEMAMSTIAKHTFVSPHTVIRVLRRTTNTFMTHCHLPETICIDEFKSVQNCVGKMSFIFCDAQTHDIIDVLESRKQQDLIDYFLRFDASERLRVKFVVMDMYKPYIKVIQTCFPNANIIIDKFHVVQHLNRALNRLRVEIMNTYRYSRPTDYRKLKQLWQLVLKNRENLDVERFETHRLFDGLMTEKMIVDYLVDLSPQLSRVHHIINNLKFDIASNDSQQFIDDLNASKSYQLRQYVRTSLNSLMYYIDEIRLSLEYRYTNGPIEGLNNRIKNIKRSGYGYRNFYNLRARILIVNRLFKNKKTDNEEHSSLSANKVA, encoded by the coding sequence ATGACCTATGCATCTAGTATACACCAATTATTATCAATTGAGGATAAAAATATAACATTTAACGATACATTAGTATTACCCACTGTCACTATAAAAGATAAAACCTATCGACAGTTATCTGGAACTTTATCGTATACACCGTCTTGTTGCGAAAAATGTGGCGTTCAAAACAACCATCACACCGTTATAAAATACGGTTTTAAAACCATTCGTTTATTACTAGGAGATATTAACTTTTCTCCGCTGTTATTGCAGTTGAAAAAGCAACGTTTTCTATGCAAAGCCTGTGGAGAAACCTTTATCGCTACAACAACATTAGCGGATAAAAATAGCCATATCTCTCATATTGTCAAACGTAAAATAATCGACTTATTAACAGAAGAAATGGCGATGTCCACTATTGCCAAACATACTTTTGTATCACCTCATACGGTCATTAGAGTCTTACGTCGTACCACAAACACATTTATGACGCATTGCCATTTACCTGAAACCATTTGTATAGATGAATTTAAATCGGTTCAAAATTGTGTTGGGAAAATGAGTTTTATTTTCTGTGACGCACAGACACACGATATTATAGACGTTCTGGAAAGTCGTAAACAGCAGGATTTAATCGATTATTTTTTAAGGTTTGATGCATCAGAAAGATTACGTGTTAAATTTGTGGTAATGGATATGTATAAACCGTATATAAAAGTGATACAGACGTGTTTCCCTAACGCTAACATCATCATTGATAAATTCCATGTTGTACAACATTTAAATCGCGCATTAAATCGTTTAAGAGTAGAAATTATGAATACCTACCGTTATAGTAGACCGACAGATTATCGTAAATTGAAACAATTATGGCAATTAGTGTTAAAAAATAGAGAAAATTTAGATGTTGAACGCTTTGAAACGCATCGTTTGTTCGATGGACTGATGACAGAAAAAATGATTGTTGATTATTTAGTGGATTTGTCCCCGCAATTATCCAGAGTGCACCATATCATCAATAATTTAAAATTTGATATTGCCTCGAATGATTCTCAACAGTTTATAGATGATTTAAACGCATCTAAGTCATATCAACTACGTCAATATGTACGAACAAGTTTAAACTCACTGATGTATTATATAGATGAAATTCGCTTATCTCTAGAGTATCGCTATACAAACGGACCGATTGAAGGGCTTAATAATCGCATTAAGAATATTAAGCGTTCTGGATATGGGTATCGTAACTTTTACAATTTAAGAGCTCGAATACTTATTGTCAATCGATTGTTTAAAAATAAGAAAACCGATAACGAAGAACATTCCTCGTTATCGGCTAATAAAGTCGCTTAA